The following are encoded in a window of Rosa chinensis cultivar Old Blush chromosome 4, RchiOBHm-V2, whole genome shotgun sequence genomic DNA:
- the LOC112196324 gene encoding uncharacterized protein LOC112196324, which yields MGTKMQCKSYLPGYYSVRDLNEDPNNCSWPLYYGDKTLPNTQYYNGFLPRAAVDTYQGYGKDIVKETMLQHEAIFKNQVYELHRLYRIQRDLMDEIKRKELHRNHMPMEASLSSSPLASQITSEHTRKWPDSSFPLVNSVYAGPSSSGVEGIHSQSSAIKGNGRKNGLYPCQNGISSKDVEVLDSRPTKVRKKMFDLQLPADVYIDSEEGEECSDEKVSCMPSCLSTKNCKIAPEGGGKVFLGDGGKSDFAGDALRSEKCPRGANGFADLNEPIQPEEASASGYNDPPGHDSFRGKIQGPDLPAKSRSQLLGDGAKNGWFSHVLESGPNKSNLKTVSQCPQTERLPISSQPVQASVNNVHEQNFYLTDKSKVNLWRERTISGVESSERSNEFSSNKHPSTFVASNVPSPYPILPSSDLAKSWTHSVSSWEKAGSSLSQKSMSVQAHPCFNSSATLSKSSQSSVQSNGIFGDRWNLNNNSRSNQGSGSELLYQNGFHHGSSSGSKEQLVRFPSLNCDYQSSSINHNGGSEHLMSHGSATYYKGSNFLDVKSAKEVNLNVMLSNSSSNEELPQRGLKIMGGEQKHEDPLAALPWLRAKPAGKNEFANGGGVSKTSEPSIFQSSVNNLSNKIEAGKGFNQIFTQSIKSFSCGNDVEARRTELADSPSNKKLLGFPIFEKSQLLKNESFSLTSPSVSIPHPSESEVENNRRNRLLDINLPCDTAAPDLARKNVAEIVVVEDRRDKQFGNFRHHIDLNFCISEDEASLKPSAPRGSMKIAVEIDLEAPISPETDDEDDVIHGEACAQKQNKMSLALPQKKTEPSRDELARVAAEAIVAISSCGPPDPLDESSCKLAEASSVDPLMWFVDVVSTCGNDLENKFDIVLRSDDSEGIEESLVEEFDYFEFLTLKLKETKEEDYMPKPLVPENIKFEESGTNLLSNTPRRGQSRRGRQRRDFQRDILPGLVSLSRHEVTEDIQTFGGLMRATGHPSWQSGLARRNSTRNGCARGRRRAVASPSPPMITIPVCTPPIQQFSNTEMALEDRSLTGWGKTTRRPRRQRCAAGNPPSLPLT from the exons ATGGGAACAAAAATGCAGTGCAAAAGCTATTTGCCGGGGTATTACTCAGTTAGGGATCTTAATGAGGATCCGAACAATTGTAGCTGGCCCTTATACTATGGAGATAAAACCTTGCCAAACACTCAATATTACAATGGTTTCTTGCCAAGGGCCGCTGTCGATACTTATCAAGGGTATGGTAAAGACATAGTAAAGGAGACAATGCTTCAGCATGAGGCCATATTTAAGAATCAG GTGTATGAACTTCATCGCCTGTACAGAATACAAAGGGACTTGATGGatgaaatcaaaagaaaagaactgcATAGAAACCATATGCCCATGGAGGCATCATTATCCTCAAGTCCCTTAGCATCTCAAATTACTTCTGAACATACTCGGAAATGGCCTGATTCCAGCTTCCCTTTGGTGAACTCGGTTTATGCGGGACCGTCAAGTTCAGGTGTTGAAGGCATTCATTCTCAATCTAGTGCTATTAAAGGGAATGGGCGAAAAAATGGTCTATATCCGTGTCAAAATGGTATTAGTTCAAAAGATGTTGAGGTGTTGGATTCAAGACCTACAAAAGTGAGGAAAAAAATGTTTGACCTTCAACTTCCAGCTGATGTGTACATAGATTCTGAAGAAGGGGAAGAGTGCAGTGACGAGAAAGTTTCTTGCATGCCTAGTTGTCTGTCAACTAAAAATTGTAAAATCGCACCTGAGGGTGGTGGGAAGGTCTTTTTGGGTGATGGCGGAAAGTCTGACTTTGCAGGGGATGCGTTGAGATCAGAGAAATGTCCAAGGGGTGCAAATGGTTTTGCTGACTTGAATGAGCCCATTCAACCTGAAGAAGCAAGTGCTTCAGGATATAATGATCCTCCGGGCCATGACTCTTTTCGGGGGAAGATTCAAGGCCCTGATCTGCCTGCTAAGTCAAGGTCACAGCTTCTGGGTGATGGAGCAAAAAATGGGTGGTTTTCCCATGTTCTTGAATCAG GGCCAAATAAGAGCAACCTCAAAACTGTGTCCCAGTGTCCGCAAACGGAAAGGTTGCCTATATCATCCCAGCCGGTCCAAGCTTCTGTGAACAATGTTCATGAACAAAATTTCTATTTGACGGATAAAAGCAAGGTGAATTTGTGGAGAGAGAGGACAATTTCTGGTGTTGAGAGTTCCGAAAGAAGTAACGAGTTTTCCAGTAACAAGCACCCGAGTACCTTTGTGGCATCTAATGTGCCCAGTCCTTATCCGATTCTTCCTTCTTCTGATTTGGCCAAGTCCTGGACTCACTCGGTTTCTTCTTGGGAAAAGGCAGGCAGTAGCTTAAGCCAGAAGTCAATGTCAGTTCAAGCTCACCCATGTTTTAATTCATCTGCTACCTTGAGTAAGAGTTCCCAGTCATCGGTTCAGAGTAATGGGATTTTCGGAGACAGGTGGAATCTCAACAACAATTCTAGATCTAACCAAGGTTCAGGAAGTGAATTGCTGTACCAAAATGGGTTTCATCATGGTTCCTCTTCTGGGTCTAAGGAGCAACTGGTCCGCTTTCCTTCTCTCAACTGTGACTATCAGAGCAGCAGTATCAATCATAATGGAGGTTCTGAACACTTGATGAGTCATGGTTCAGCAACGTACTACAAGGGTTCAAATTTCTTGGATGTGAAGTCTGCAAAGGAAGTAAACTTGAACGTGATGCTTTCAAACAGTTCATCTAATGAAGAATTACCCCAGCGAGGTCTTAAGATCATGGGTGGAGAACAAAAGCATGAGGACCCTCTTGCAGCCTTGCCATGGCTAAGAGCTAAGCCTGCTGGTAAGAATGAGTTTGCCAATGGTGGCGGAGTTTCTAAGACCAGTGAGCCTAGTATCTTTCAGTCTTCTGTGAATAATTTATCCAATAAAATTGAAGCTGGAAAGGGTTTCAATCAAATTTTTACTCAAAGTATAAAATCATTTTCATGCGGGAATGATGTTGAGGCGAGGAGGACTGAACTAGCTGATAGCCCGAGTAATAAAAAACTTCTTGGATTTCCTATTTTTGAGAAGTCTCAGCTTTTGAAGAATGAGTCCTTTTCTCTCACCTCCCCTTCTGTGTCTATTCCTCACCCATCGGAGAGTGAAGTGGAAAATAACAGAAGAAATAGATTGCTGGACATCAACTTGCCTTGTGATACTGCAGCTCCTGACTTGGCCAGAAAGAACGTAGCAGAAATTGTAGTGGTAGAAGACAGAAGGGATAAACAGTTTGGTAATTTCAGACATCACATTGACCTGAACTTCTGTATCAGCGAAGATGAAGCATCTTTGAAACCTTCTGCTCCAAGAGGCAGTATGAAGATTGCAGTGGAGATAGATTTGGAAGCCCCCATTTCTCCGGAGActgatgatgaggatgatgtCATTCATGGGGAAGCATGTGCACAAAAGCAGAACAAGATGTCTTTAGCATTACCACAGAAAAAAACTGAACCTTCTCGAGATGAGCTTGCAAGAGTAGCAGCAGAGGCAATTGTTGCCATTTCATCATGCGGTCCTCCTGATCCTTTGGATGAATCCTCTTGCAAACTAGCAGAAGCATCTTCAGTTGACCCTCTTATGTGGTTTGTGGACGTAGTTTCTACATGTGGGAATGATCTTGAGAACAAGTTTGACATTGTTCTCAGGAGTGACGATAGTGAAGGTATTGAAGAATCTTTAGTAGAAGAGTTTGATTACTTTGAATTCCTCACTTTGAAACTGAAGGAGACCAAGGAAGAAGATTACATGCCCAAGCCTTTGGTTCCGGAAAATATAAAGTTTGAAGAGTCAGGAACCAATTTACTATCAAATACGCCCCGAAGGGGCCAGTCAAGGAGAGGGAGGCAGCGGCGGGACTTCCAAAGGGATATCCTTCCCGGCCTCGTTTCTTTGTCAAGGCATGAGGTAACAGAAGATATCCAGACATTTGGAGGGTTGATGCGGGCAACAGGTCATCCTTCATGGCAATCGGGGTTGGCAAGAAGGAACTCAACAAGAAATGGTTGTGCTAGGGGCAGGCGACGAGCAGTGGCGAGTCCTTCACCCCCTATGATCACCATCCCGGTTTGCACTCCACCAATACAGCAGTTTAGTAATACCGAAATGGCACTGGAAGATAGAAGCCTAACAGGTTGGGGTAAGACTACTAGAAGGCCCCGTAGGCAAAGATGCGCGGCAGGTAATCCTCCCTCTCTTCCTTTAACCTAA